From Etheostoma cragini isolate CJK2018 chromosome 14, CSU_Ecrag_1.0, whole genome shotgun sequence, the proteins below share one genomic window:
- the LOC117956571 gene encoding visinin-like, whose amino-acid sequence MGNSKSGAVSKEILEDLKLHTKFTETEIVQWYENFKKQCPEGRITKEEFQSIYSRFFPESDAQTYAQHVFRSFDTNDDGTLDFKEYIIALHMTSTGKTTSKLEWAFSLFDVDRNGYITKSEVKEICTAIFKLIPKDEQADLAEDENTAEKRANKLWKIFEKGENDRVAEGEFIQGVLDNDDALRLIQYTPAK is encoded by the exons ATGGGTAACTCCAAAAGTGGCGCTGTGTCCAAGGAGATCCTGGAAGACCTGAAACTCCACACCAAGTTCACAGAGACTGAGATTGTTCAGTGGTACGAAAACTTCAAGAAGCAGTGTCCAGAAGGGCGCATCACAAAAGAGGAATTCCAATCCATCTACAGTCGGTTCTTCCCGGAAAGTGACGCCCAGACATATGCCCAGCATGTCTTCCGCTCCTTTGACACAAACGATGATGGAACACTGGACTTCAAGGAGTACATCATTGCTCTCCACATGACATCAACAGGAAAAACCACCAGCAAACTGGAGTGGGCCTTCTCGCTGTTTGACGTGGACAGGAACGGATATATCACAAAGTCAGAGGTCAAGGAAATCTGTACG GCAATTTTTAAGCTGATTCCTAAAGATGAGCAGGCTGATCTGGCTGAGGATGAAAACACAGCTGAGAAGAGGGCAAATAAACTCTGGAAGATCTTTGAAAAGGGCGAGAATG ACCGAGTTGCAGAAGGAGAGTTTATCCAGGGAGTGTTGGACAATGACGACGCCCTTCGTTTGATTCAGTACACGCCTGCAAAGTAA